GTTCTTCCCAggatttccctgctccaggaacATGCCCACAGCCACAGTGGGGTCATcttcagggagctgcagaccCAAAGTGTCGCTCCATCATCCAGAGAGGTaaaggagaggggagagggaaagggataggaggagagggagaggtgCAGCCATGCCTCcagaaaagcattttattttcatttttagggATTCTTTTGAAGCCCTCTGGTGGAGttttcccttccccagcacaACCCTGGGATTCatttccctgcccagctccacatccagctggagctcctgcCAATCCAAACATCCTCCATCCGCTGCCATCCTGCAAAGCATCACCCCATCATCCCCCTCCCCTCTACACCAGCCTTTCCCTTGGATATGGAGaaaaaagtgggggaaaatgGCAGAGCACTTGGGACCAAGGGGATTCCAGCCTCCTCACCTTCGCAGCTCTTGCCGTCGCCCAGCAGGACGTATCCGGCGGGGCAGGAGCAGTGGAAGGAGCCGGGAATGTTGACACAGGCGTGGGCACAGAGCCGGGGTCCCCCTTGCTGCTGGTACACCTCGCACTCGTTGAGGTCTGCGGGGATTCACCAAGATCTCCCTCCAGCTTCCTGGGAAAACCCAGGGAGCGGGCCTGAggtgggctgggaaggggctgacgGCAGATTCCAGGGAATGGGAGCAGCTGTGACCAGCGGTGTCCCGCAGAGGGCGACACTGGGCCCGGTTTGCACTCAGCCATCCATGGCTTGGATCAAGGGGCTGGAGCCTCCCGagggagcttggagcagcccccactggagatattccaggACCAGCACATCCCGCgctgtgtgctctgggatggtgGGGCTGAGCCGCTGTGGTCCCTCCCAGTGTGGCTCTGTGAGGGCACCGGGCACCGAGGCAGCCCCGCAGCCCGCCCGTATCCCGGCTCACCCTGGCAGATCCCGTTGGAAGCCGTGCCGCTCATGTGGAAGCCGGGATcgcagctgcactgctgggtcTGGGCGATCTGGGCACAGCGGGGCTGCCGGCTGAAGGCCGGGTCGCCCGTCACGCTCCAGGTGGGAGGAGCTGCGGGAAAACGGCGGGATGGGGAGTTGGGATGAGGTCGGGGATGAAATACTCCCGTTTATCCCCCAGCAAGGGGCACCCACCAGTCTGAGCCTGGTACTGGCACGTGGTCCCGGTCCACTGCGGGGGACAGAGGCATCTGAAGTGGTTGAGACCCTCCAGGCACGTCCCGCCATtctggcaggggctgcttgAGCACTCTCTGATCTCTGCGGGAAAAGCAGGCACGCTCCATGTTATCTCCTTTTGGGAAGCAAGGCTCAGGAGTGCTGCACACACCGGGATGCTTTGGTACCCTATGGCACGTCATAGGCAGGATACCATTTCCCCTCATCtttcctgctgagctgctccagctaTAATTCCCAGTTTTCCTTAAGACAGAGAAATCCCAAAACCATGggagctgcagcatccctggaacTTTTTGGAGTAGCTGCGATCCCGCCCCATTTGAGCACCCCGATATCCCCCCATGTTTATATAAATCCACTTTTCCAAAGGATGTTCCAGGGCAGACAGTGTACCTGCACAGCGGGCCTCCTGCCCTGTCCAGCTGCCGTTGGCCTGGCACATCcgtgtgctggagcccaggagCTGGAATCCTGGATCACAGGCGAAGTGAACCTCGTGATCCACCAAATATTTGGTGCCGAACTTCCTCCCATCCGCAGGGGCTTGGAGGGCAGGACAGGCGGCTGCGAGACCATGGAAAGGGGATGAGTTTGGAGGGGGCCCTATCCTTCCAAGCCACCCTATTTCCCTGGAATGCTGTCCCAGGGACTCACCGGGGGGCGGCTCCGGGGCGGCCTTGGCCAGGGAGGCGTGGATGGTGCTCAGGCGGCTCCTCACGGCGCGCAGCCCTTCGGAGAACCGCGTCTCCTGccccttcagcagctgctgcatctGCCGGatggcagccaggagctgctgcctgctgaggcAGCTCTGCGGGaacagggatagggacagggatggggacctccctgtgctgccactCCTCCCAGGAGCCAACCTGCTGCCCGTGGGAGGAGGCCAGCGCCGGAGTTCCGCAGCATCCGATGTTCCCTGAGCGCCCTGACTTTGTATTTTTCCCTGCATTTATCCAGATCCAGGAGTTTTTTCCACCTAGGCCTGCGCTCCAGTCAGGGCTGGGATCGCTTTGTGGGAGAGATGCTATAACTCATGTTtcatcctgcaggagctccagccctgtcccacttCCACATGacaaaagaagaggaaaacagCTGTCTTGTGAGCTCTGCCGTGGCCAGGAACGCTGGTGGGACTCCTGCCTGCAAACCGATCGCTCCCACGGGACTGACTCATGCCGGAGACGGGCACCGTTATTATGGGATTCCTGCGGAATTGACTTGAAACCGAGGAAAAAGAGCAAAGCCGTTCCCAGAGCTCAGAAATCTGGGGAGCGCAGTGAGCACACAGGGTCTGGGCTGGGGGCTATGGAATTCCGGGAAAGCGAGCGGAGGTGGTGGGCTCTGTCCCACCTGGTCGAAGGGATTTCTTCCCCCCTTTCCACAACTGCACTGTGGAATGATTCCCGTTTCCAAAGAGCTGCTGAGGGTGGAGAGAGGACAAACACAGCAGCCCAAGCAATGCGCTGGTGTCCTCTCCTTCCCCGGGAGCAGGTCCGGGGGTCCCGGGCTGCCGGGGGGATGAGccgtgctgtgctggcagctctggaaTACCCGAGCCCAGAGGAAGGCAGGCAAAAGCAAATAGATGCTGGCGCGTCGCTGGCTTTAATAAACAGCTCTTTGTTAGGGCTGGGTTTAACTCCGTGAGCCAGCGCGAGCTCCGGCGGGATGCTGAGCCATCgcaaagctggaaaatccccccaaaaaagcctCAAAAGGGGCATCCTTTGCTGCCGGTGTGCTCGGGGGCAGCTTCAGGTGTGGGGTGAGGAGGGCGAAAAGAGCCCAAAAGAAGCCGGGCGCGCTTTAAGCGCGGCTCTTGTGCAGTTCGAGCGCGGGTTGGGGCTTTGCCCACCTGTTTGCCGGGGCAGCGGCGCTGCGGGGCTGTCGGGGCTCACGGCAGCGGGCAGCGAGCGGCAAGCGGAGAGGAGCCCCGCgcccccccaaagcccctcccGGGGTCCCGGTGCCCCCTCACCTGGGCGGCCGGCGCGGCCGggagcggcagcagcagcggcagcagcagcagcagcagcggcgggaggcggccccgcgccccccgcggccccgccaTGGTGCGGTGCGGCCCCGCCGCTCTCCGGGACCGGCTGCCCCGCGCtctccccgccccgcccgcgccgcccccgcgctGCCCCGTGCAGGGGACGCGGCGCTTCCCCGCCCCGgcgccgggccggccccgcgcaTCCCCCGGGACACCGGCCGGGCTCTGCGGGCATCCATCCCCCGGGACACCGGCCGGGCTCTGCGGGCATCCATCCCCCGGGACACCGGCTGCGGGCATCCATCCCCGGCGGCTGGGCCGCGGGAGGGTGGCTTTTCCCCCCGCAAAGCTGTTTGTGGTGCTGCCGAGAGCGGGCACCGTGCAGGAGCCCCTATCAGCCCCCCCGCGCCGGGCAGGGAAACCTTTTCCCAGCCCTgcgccccctccccagctcggTTCCCCGTTTTCCAGCGACTGCACCCCACCTCAGTCACTGCATCCCTTTCCCCAGCCCCAAAATGCCTTCCCCCCACCTCAGTTCGGTCCCCCCATTTCCAGCCCGGTCTCCCCCAAGGAAAGGCAGGAGGTGCTGTGTCTGGTTCTacttgctgctgagcagcccagcTATGGAAGCAGCAGAATTCCCCCcaaaaggagaaggagcagaacGGGAGGGCCAGGCCATGTCTGGGGGGCTCCTGCCCTCCCGGGACCCCCTCAGGCTCCTGTCTCCCTGGTTGCAGCAGGAGCGATGGTTCCTTAGCATGCAGATGGGATGGAAGGAAACCCGTCAGGGAGAAGGGAATGTGGGAGCACCCACTGCTCCCACTGGGGCTCCCATTGCTGTTTTCCATGGGGATCTCTTGCAGTGGGAAATCCCCCAGCACGCTGTAGAGCTGGAGCACTCATCATCCAGGGGAATGCCCATCCCACAAACCTTAACACGTGatggaaaagggggaaaacaccaggccctgcaaggccacctgCCCCCTCAGCACCATCCaccccaccctgctctgctccttctgGAGAAGATGAATAACTACAGCAAAATAATTCCACTGTTAATTCCAAACCCCTGGGACCTCAGCCCAGGAAAAAGCTCCTGGGGAGAGCCAGCCTCCACCAGGAAAACCGTGCAGGAGATAATAAATAAAAGAGACGActgtttattaaaatattccCTCTGTGTCCTTGCCGTGGTGCCCCTCACACCATTCCCGGCGGCACTTCCGAGTCctccccgcggctcccggcacGCGGCCGCTCCGACGCCGGCAAAGTGCTGGCCTGGCTCCATCGGCTCCCCGGctccagggcctggcagggaAGCAGTGGCACGTAGGGCTCCTCCACGGGGCCAGCGAGCTGCTCCTCCACAATGTACCTGGCGTCCCACGGCTCGCTGGGATGCACATCCACAGCCACCAGCGCCGCCTCCGCGCCGGGGGAGCCGGGCTCCGACGCCTCCCCGGCGTCCAAATCCGAGTCCGCTTGCGGGAAGCCGGAATCCTGCGTGGAGTCCGGGCTCTGCTCGGGAAGGCCGGTGTTGATGTAGATGATGTCCCCGCATGCCTTGGCGCTGGGCAGgttttccagcagcttctccagctggaCTTTGAGCTGGGAGAAGGTGGGGCGAGTGGCAGGGTCGGCTCTCCAGCACTCGGACATTATTTCATACCTGGAAATTGGGAGAGGAGTGTGGTTAACAGAGGATTCCAgcatcccagaatggtttggtttggaagggaccttaaagctcatccagtcccaccctgctagcatgggcaggggcaccttccaccatcccagtaGCTCCCAGctgtccttgaacacttccagggatggagcagccacagattctctgggcagcctgcaCTCCTCTGGATTAGGGGAGGTATGAGGACCCAGTTTTCCTCCAAGCTGGGCAAGCCTTGAAATTCCCATTAAATCAAAGTGAAACCAACTCCCTCTGCTCAGGCTGTTTCCCAAGGGCATGGATTTATCAGCCCAAGCTGCTGTTAGAAGTGTGAGAAGTCTCTTCCAGTGCAGCCCTGGGATCTGTTCCCTGGGAacatcccagctctgtgtgtggaATGCCCAGTCCTTCCCTTGGCAGGtgcctgctcccaggctggatGTCAGGGAGCCCTGGAAGCTCCCAgcatgtccctgccagcctctcTGCCCTCTAGCAGGCTGGATTCTTAGAAGTTCCTGCTTCCTTCAGGAACAGGCAGTGGAGAGGAGCCTTTTAGGAAATGTACAACTTTGTTTATCCAGTTGGGGTTCAAAGCTCTCAGCCATGGGGGGTTAAATATTTTCAGCTCTAACAGCACTGGAGAAAAACTCAGGAAAGAAGCCTGGGAAAAAAGGCctttgctgagctgctcagaaATCCAAAGGTTTGTGTattctgcattttccctttccagGGGAACACAGATTTATTGATTTGAGACAAGGAAGGGACCTAGAGGGAGTTTTGTGGAACAAAGAGGAGCATCACCAGCCAGGACCTTTTTGgccaaaacaaatttaaaaaaaaagaaataaaatattaaaaagtccCATCACTGACTGTTCCTGGTGACCTTGCCAGCCCTACAAACCCATTGCTTCCCCTGAGGACAATTGATGGGATTTTTGCCTGGAGTTCAGCAGATGCTGACACATGCTCTGCTCCAGGATCCAGCTTTCCTTAGGCACGTTGTGCAAACATTAAGGGGTTTGTTCCTAGGAAAATCCATTTTCCCAGCTGGGATCCCAGGACTCACAGCTCATCCAGGCAATCCTCGGGCTTCTTCAGGCGCTGCCCGTGGAAGAGGTACTCGTAGATTTCGTGGTTCTGCACCCCTGGGTACGGCGTCATCCCGCGCGTGGCGATCTCCCACATGGTGACGCCAAATGCCCACTGCCGGCACAAAGGGAAAAGGCCAAGGCTgaagggacacttccaggaagaATGAATGGAATGAACCTTTTCATGGTGAAAGGTCACTGCCTGGCATCCAAGGGACgacaggcagagctgtggtgcTCCCAAAACTGGGACGGATGCAAGGGTCCCACTCAAGGAACCGATTGCGCCTGACAGCCTCCTGCACTTCCAGGGAATGACTCCAACAGCAGCATGGAGTGGCTCAGCTCAGGGGACTGTCCCTCCAGGCATGGGGACCTACCACGTCACTCTTGGTGGTGTAGACACGGTCGGCCAGGGACTCGAGGGCGATCCACTTGACCGGCATCTTGGCGATGCGGCCCTGCCGATAGTAATCCCCGCTGTAGATCTTCTTGGAGAGCCCGAAGTCTGCCACGCACACCGTCATGTCATCCCGCAGCCTGGGGGCAGACAGGCATCAGGACAGCCCCAGGGCCACGCACACAAaccccaggctgagctctgggtcTCAAAACCAAGGGAACTTTTATTGCAAGGAGCAGAGTTGTGCTGTAAATCCACAAGGTTCATCCCGTGGGACGGAGCAGAGGAAAACACTCACATGCAGTTTCGAGCTGCCAAGTCCCTGTGGAGGAAGTTCCGACTGCTCAGGTATTCCATGCCCAGGGCAATGTCCACCATGAACTTCACCAGGGTCTGCAGGGGCACAAACTGGGGAGGAAAGGTGGGAATTACACAGTGTTGATCCAAAAGGCTTCCCTATCCAGGCCTGCCATCTCAACGGATGAGCCCACGGTAGCAGATGAGCTCTCATCCCTCAGACCCTGCCATTCATTGACCCATGAGCCTGCAGGACCTGCAGAGCAAGATTCCCTTGATTCCCTTCCCACCTCAATCCCATGCcactcctctgctcctggagctccctACCTGGGGGGCCATTTCCAGCCGGGAGCGGAGCAGGAAGCTGTGCAGGTCTCCGTACTTCATGAACGGCAGGATCACCATGGGCTTGGGCACCTGCAGGGAGCTCAGCTCGATGCACACCCCTGGGAAACATGGATAACTCACACAGTGCCCTGGGAAAAGGGATCCAGGTGCACCCAAATCCCAGCTggagggtgggaagggacaGCCCATACCGAGGAGCTTGATGACATTGGGATGGTCAAAGTCCTTCATGCATGCTGCTTCACTGAGAAACTCTTCTATCTCCCTTTGGGAAAAGTTATCCACTGGGAAGCAAAGCGAAAGAAAGAGCTTTAGAACACCAAAATGGTGCCAGGATGCTGTTCCTGAGAGAGGTACTGGGAATGTTGGTATCCAGTGGGGCAGAGAGACAACTTACACTTCATGGTCTTCACAGCCACCTTCTGTGGGGGCCCTTCGGGCTGGCTGAGCCGTCCCTCCATCACGGATCCAAACTCCCCTGCACCACAGGAAAGAGGGAATCCCTTTATCCAAAGCACCAACTTTCAGGACATCACCAGACCCCTAAGATCTGGAATGCTCCAAGATGGCTTGTTCCTCATCAGTGACAGAAGGACAAGCTGGGCTCGTGGAaggttccctgcccatggcaggaggctggAATGAGAGGAGTTTTACTCACCCTCTCCCAGGACCTTTCCCAGGCTCAGGGCGTTTCTGTCCACGACAACAtcctgcagcttctgctgcagctccctgctgacACCCAGGCTTCCCACTGCAAGAGAGGGGAACAGGAGCTCGGGCACCTCCCACCTGCTGCCATTTCCCCTTCCAGCTCCTTCCAGAGGGATAAAAACATATCCTTACGGGTCAGTTCCACGGCTCTCCGGCAGTAGGACTTCTTGGCTGTGTAGTTCACTGCCAGCTCAGAGTTGTTCCTGCTGAAAGCATTCCTAAGGGAACACAAACACATCTGCTGTGGCTGCTTCAGCTGGATGAAGGAATCAGcatggcaggggcaggagcccaggggatgcagaggaaaaggggaaatacATGttctatttcctttttcctggaTCAGCACCATCGCCTGCAACGTCTGAGCAAAACAACAGCTCCACAAACACCACTGAACCATCAAGGAGTGAGTCACGGAGCTTTTGGGGAGGAAATAGGATACTCATTTCCTACTCAAGGAGCAGGAATGCTGTTGGAGCCctgcagagtccagctttgggACGCAAAACCAGGGCAGGATGCTCCAGAACTGGGAAAGCAGGGAAAGAGTGACAATAACCAGTTAGGAAAGGGATCCTTAGTCGGTACCAGTTTCCAAACTGGGAGCACGGGGCAGTAAAACACCACTTGGGAAGTCACAAGGATGAGTGAGGAGTGTTGGGTTGTTGCAGGAGAAAACAGCCCTTTGTCTGTGTTTTTAAACAATGCTGGGCCATTCAACCCGGGCGTGGGATGAGGCAGGAGGGTTTCTCCAGGACATGGGATATTATgggatcatagaatcatggagtTGAAaggaacccacaaggatcatccagtccagctcccggccctgcacagagaccccaacagccccacccagtgcatccctgggagcgttgtccaaatgctcctggagctctggcagccttggagctgtgaccattccctggggagcctgttcagttCCCTCTGGGGGAAGGATCATTTCCTAAAATGCAGCCTAACCTCTCCTGATACAGCTCCAGCCGTTCCCTTGGGTCCAGGTCACcctctggtgaccagtgacaccCTCTGCTCTCTGATTTCCGTGCCAAAACACCTCCCCCACCAAGTTGCACAAGTTCACTTCCCTTTAAAAATAGGAATAGTGAGCAAAAGGTGAACTGCTGAGCTAaggaagggaggggaaggaaaaaccCACTTAGTCCCTCACCACAGGcataaaaaatgtcatttgtgGTAACAACATCAGTCCTGGAGACAGAATCCTTGTTCCCAAATCCAGCATGGGCTGCTGGCCCCCCACCCCTTGGGAGCCACCCTGTTTTCCACCCCCTTACCCATATTTTGTCTCCACGCATCGTTTCTGGATGACCATGGACAAGCAGAGGATGACTCCGACGGCAATTGTCCCGCAGATAAATCCCAGGGCTATGACAAAGGAGTCGGCATTCCCGGAGGCTGGAGTCGAAGAGGGGGCTGAGGTTATTAATCCTAAGAAAATATCCTGTTAATGGAGCCGGTGAAAGAGTCAGCCTGCAGCACCCGGGGCTTGGGGCAGGAATGCCCAGGGGTTTTCAGCAGAGCCCAAAGGATTAGGGaatgaggaaaaaagggaatgaGGAGTGAGGTTTTCCTGCTCCCAAATCAGGATCCTTGGCTGACAGGGAAAGCATCTGAAGGAGTGATGCCAAACCATCAAACCATGGAAAGCACGCCCTGGGCTATTCccagcatccagccctgcaccTCCTTACCACTGGCAGGGATGAAGATCTCCACGGGAATGCTGAAAGGTCCCACTCCCCCCTTGGTGACAGCGGCCACACGGATGGAgcaggtggcactggtggcCACCACGGGCAGCACGGCCACGCTGCCGTTCAGCCGGACCTCATTGGAGGCAATCTGCTGGAGAGAGGAAGGCAAGAAAATCctgggctggggaaggcagggaaaCCTGGGGATTTACTGAGAACTGTCCCCTTGGCAACCTTTGGAGCTGCTTTGCTTTCCCAGCTCAGAGGAAGTGCAGCACCCGGCTATTTAGAGAGAAGAATGGCCCTGTGTGCAAGGGCCGGATGGGATCGGGAACGGAGCTGAGCAGCGCTTCCCGTTCAATCCCAGCATTCCTGGCCCTCTCTGCTtcacaacagcagcagccagagccagaAAAGAGGCAGGGAAGGATCTGGCAAGGAAGGGAAAAGCTCTGGTGACATGGATTGTGACCCTCAGCCTTTGTTGTGGCCAGTTTGGAGCCCTGTGAGCCTCAGCACCCACAGATCCATGTGCTCCTGGTGGAATTGTCCAAGTGCTCTGGAAGTAGATCCTAAGCTCAAAAACCACTCCTTCTGTGGCTTTTGGGTGCAGCTAATTATAGTCCCATGTATTTTATATCtatttttatgtatatttttatgtatttccttggctggtaccatggcaGGAGGCAGCGTGGCTTGGTAAAAACATTGGAGCCTTTCCCTGCAAATTCCACCCTTTCCTGGTCGTTTCCAGCTGagaaagtgctgctgctgctccctgccgaTTTCCAACTGCAAAacagctgcccagctgcagccaaAACATCTggcaggctgctgtgcccagcggtgCCTGGCTCCTTCCTGAACATCCCACAAAAAAAGCAGGAGCTGAGAGGGATGAGGACAGAGAATGGAGCTGAGGGGGATCAGTGGGTGAGGAAATGGGGCTGAGGGGGATCAGTGGGAAAGGAGACAGATGAGGAGAGGGATTCAGAGCTTCTCAGAGGGAACCAGTTTCTGTTCCCTGCCCCAAAAAAGCCTCGGAAACAGATGTGAAACACCCAGGCCCTGGGAATGTGTGAGCACCTACTGGCAGTGACAGGAGCTGGGACCTGTTgtcacctctgctcccacattcctgccttcctcctcctccttgtacCTTTCCCTACCATCAGCCTAAAATTGGGATCTGTCCCTGTCCTAAAGGATCTTCTGTATCATCTGAGGACAGACCCAGATCATGAGCACAAAGCAGGGATGACCTGCCaattttaatgggattttatgAGCTTTGTGGTAGttgaggaatttcttcctgtcCCAGCTCAGGCAGCCTTGGCTCCAACAAGGACTGCTGGTTAAGGAGGAAAATAAACCAACTTTTGGGAGTTTTCTGGTTGTTGAGAGGCCTGCAGGTGGCCCTGTGACACCAAAATCCAGCTTCTTCCTGACTTTATCCTGCAAAAACTGGTGGTTATTTTGGGGCAGTCCAGATTTAGCCAGTGCAGGGCCACAACACAGGGACTTTATTTCATGGATTCATTCACACAGAATCATTTtgcttggaaaagacctctgagattaTGGATTCCAACCTTAGAAGGAGCTTTTCGAGGAGTCAGAACTCCAGTCTCGTGTCTCAGACTAATGGAAAAATTGAGAACTGGAAAAAATTTCACTCCATAAGCTGGAAAAATGGACAAAAACTaacaaacaacaacagcaacaataaATCTCTCAGGGCTTAAAGGGCAAGGCCTGGGTTTGGCCTTTTGCTGGAGAGAGACAGCTCCTGTCAGCACTTTTTTTCCGAGTCACAAGACCAtgattttgtttccctggctTCATTCAGGCTGGATCTATACGGGGGAGCAAAAGGAGAACAGAAAGTGCAGCATCCAACAAAAAAAGGGGATGAGTCACTGTTTCCAGCTGGGGTcactctgccagcctggcacagaggaACCCAAACCACAGCTGGATCCATTCCTGCTGTTATCCACAGGCTCTGGATGGGATCTTTTGCCCAGAGCCCAGGCCAACCTTACCCTAGCaaattcctgcagctgcttcccAAATCCTAGAAAAAGCAAGCAGGGTGTGCCAGGTGATTTCATGCCTGAATCACACTCACAGAGAGGCCTTTGGGCCAAAGAGTTCCTCGAGCTCTGAAATTCCATGCTGTGGGTTAAGGAAGGGATAAATCCCATCTGAGTAAGGAACAGATCAAAATCCAAGGAATGCAAGGCCAGGAGTGGTTTGAAGCCCACATGAAAGCCCAAAACAGCAAAGAAACGAGCTCCAAAAGAATCCATGGAAACACCAAAACCCATCTGGACATGCCTGCTGGgaatttttccaggattttagCCATTCTTCCCCATTTCCTGGTGACTCACCATGCCCTCGGAGTTGTGCCACCTGTACCAGACGTGGTAGCCCTGGAGCTCCCCATGGATCCTCTCCAGGGGTGGCTTCACCCAGTGGATCTCCAGCGAGGAGCTGGATTCATTGAAGGACACCGTGATGTTCAGCGGCGGCGTGGTCGGAGctgtgggaatccatgggaaAGGAGCTGAGGGAAGCTGGGAGAAGGGGTGCAGAGATGAGGGAATCCATGGGAAAGGAGCTGAGGGAAGCTGGGAGAAGGGGTGCAGAGATGAGGGAATCCATGGGAAAGGAGCTGAGGGAAGCTGGGAGAAGGGGTGCAGAGATGAGGGAATCCATGGGACAGGAGCTGAGGGAAGCTGGGAGAAGGGGTGCAGAGATGAGGGAATCCATGGGACAGGAGCTGAGAGAAGCTGGGAGAAGGGGTGCAGAGATGAGGGAATCCATGGGACAGGAGCTGAGAGAAGCTGGGAGAACGGGTGCAGAGATGAGGGAATCTGATGGAAAATGAGCTGGACTTTGTTGAAAGCCCATGAAAAAGGGTGAAGTTTCCTTTCCCACCCTGAGAGCAACCAGGCCTCTGGAGGCGCCTCTCTTCCAGAGGGATTGAGGCAGGGAAACCCTTCTCAGTGCTCACTCCTACCTCCCTCCGTGGTGCTGGCCGTTATCCAGGGGCTGAATGCCGACCAGCCGACCTCATTCCCGCAGGAAACACGGATGTTGTACTCTTCCAtgggctccagctgctggatgTGATACACGTGGGGAGGCACCGAGGtgtggaagggctggagggagacGTTGCCTCTTGGAACAACTTCCTTGGCCTTTaattggaaaatcagtccaCAAACAGGGATTAGTCAGCAACAACCTGCAGGGTGAGATGTTGGAAAACAGGATCCAGAGCCCTGCCTTCCATTTGAACTCTGCAGGGAAAAGGTCCTGCAGGGAAAGCTCATGGCAGGACAttcacagggcacagggagaggGCTCCAGCACCTATGGAGCTGGGAACATTCCAGGGAtgttgggaaggagggaggaatgATTTGCTGTTTCTTGTGGCATGGAGAAAAAGGAGCCCTGAATAAAACAACCAGGCAGCACatcccaaataaacaaaataaagctCCTTTTTGTGTGGCACATCATTGGAAAACAGGATTTATCTCCATGGGATGTAATGGGACTAATCCCAATCCTTGTCACATGTAGCAGCATGGATGAATTCAACATCCCAAAAGTCCTGCTTTTCACAGAAAGACAAATTTATGGATGTGGAGTCCCCATGGAGCTGCCCACAGAGCCACTGCATCTTTCCAGGAAACATCTCATTTTGTGGGAAGTACAACCTGGATTgggaaagagggaggaaagaggGAAGAGCGAGAACAAGGACAACCCAACCCACATGCCC
The genomic region above belongs to Passer domesticus isolate bPasDom1 chromosome 3, bPasDom1.hap1, whole genome shotgun sequence and contains:
- the FBLN7 gene encoding fibulin-7 encodes the protein MPAAGVPGDGCPQSPAGVPGDGCPQSPAGVPGDARGRPGAGAGKRRVPCTGQRGGGAGGAGRARGSRSRRAAGPHRTMAGPRGARGRLPPLLLLLLPLLLPLPAAPAAQSCLSRQQLLAAIRQMQQLLKGQETRFSEGLRAVRSRLSTIHASLAKAAPEPPPAACPALQAPADGRKFGTKYLVDHEVHFACDPGFQLLGSSTRMCQANGSWTGQEARCAEIRECSSSPCQNGGTCLEGLNHFRCLCPPQWTGTTCQYQAQTAPPTWSVTGDPAFSRQPRCAQIAQTQQCSCDPGFHMSGTASNGICQDLNECEVYQQQGGPRLCAHACVNIPGSFHCSCPAGYVLLGDGKSCEDIDECSLSQDNCTSGSTCINTGGGFQCVTPQCPPPAGNVSYVKTSPFQCERNPCPMESRSCHQAPKTISFHYLPLPSKLQTPAPLFRMATAAAPGRPGPDSLRFGIAGGNNRGHFVVQRSDRHTGELLLVQSLQGPRTVHVDVDMAEYLDRAFQAKHLSKITLFVSAYEF